Proteins encoded within one genomic window of Oncorhynchus masou masou isolate Uvic2021 chromosome 1, UVic_Omas_1.1, whole genome shotgun sequence:
- the LOC135550563 gene encoding rhombotin-1, whose amino-acid sequence MVLDKEESVPMLSVQPKGKQKGCAGCNRKIKDRYLLKALDKYWHEDCLKCACCDCRLGEVGSTLYTKANLILCRRDYLRLFGTTGNCAACSKLIPAFEMVMRARDNVYHLDCFACQLCNQRFCVGDKFFLKNNMILCQMDYEEGQLNGSFETQVQ is encoded by the exons ATGGTGTTGGACAAGGAAGAGA GTGTGCCGATGCTCTCCGTCCAGCCCAAAGGGAAACAGAAGGGGTGCGCTGGCTGCAATCGCAAGATTAAAGACCGCTACCTGCTCAAGGCCCTGGACAAGTACTGGCACGAGGACTGTCTGAAATGTGCCTGCTGCGACTGTCGCCTGGGGGAGGTGGGCTCCACCCTCTACACGAAAGCCAACCTCATCCTCTGTCGCAGGGACTACCTGAG gcTCTTTGGTACAACAGGGAACTGCGCTGCCTGCAGTAAACTGATCCCAGCCTTTGAAATGGTGATGAGAGCCAGAGATAATGTTTACCATTTGGACTGTTTTGCCTGTCAGCTTTGTAACCAGAG GTTTTGTGTGGGGGACAAGTTTTTCCTTAAGAACAACATGATTCTGTGTCAGATGGACTATGAGGAGGGTCAGCTGAATGGCAGCTTTGAGACGCAGGTTCAATAG